DNA sequence from the Vicia villosa cultivar HV-30 ecotype Madison, WI linkage group LG3, Vvil1.0, whole genome shotgun sequence genome:
CAAAAGCAAGTCTTAAAGAAATTCAGAAGGTGAAAAGAAACTTTGTTTGGGGCGATACCAATGGAGGAAGGTACTATCATGCTGTCAAGTGGAGCACTCTTACTACTCCCAAGATAGCTGGAGGCATGGATTTCAGAACTCCTTACTGACTTCTTGCCCAACCATATTATTGAAGAGATTTTGGAATTCATCAGCCTAGAATTGATGATGGTGCGGATATCCGATTGTGAAAAGAGCCCAAAAATGGAAATTTTTCTGTTGCAGGAGCTTATAGTGTGCTGAGTTCTACCAGGTGTGTTCATGAGGACAGAAAACTGTGGAAGAATATATGAACCCTCAACTACCCAGAGCGTATTAGAGCATTTATATGGTCTATCAAGCATGACATCCTTTTGACAAATATGCGTCTCAGCAAGATGAATATCAATGACCCTTTCTGTTTGGAGTATGGCAGCAAGCTTGAAACTGTTTTACATGCCTTGAGAGATTATGCTGTTATTAAGAACATTTGGCTATCTCTTGTTAGAGAAACATACTGGTCTTGTTTTTTTGCTGCAGGTTTGGATGAATGGATTAAATTGAGCCTTTGCAACAACCTTGTCCGTGGAGGAATAGATGAATGGAAATCCTTGGTGCTACGACGTGTCACTCTATGTGGTATTGGCAAAACAAAAGGAAGCATGACGACAATTTTGTGATGCCTTTCAACGAGGGGAAAGATATCCAAGACAGAGCCAATAGTTACTTCGCGCTAGTCTCAAGATGAGGCAGAGAGTCaagattgaaggatagaaaaacacttagaaaggggggggtttgaataagtgtagctttaaaactcttaagataaaaacaatttgcacaatggtTTTTAtcgtggttcgttgttaactaaactactccagtccacccccttggactgatttacctcaactgaggatttaatccactaatcaatcttgattacaatggttttccacttagataccctcaaagtcttctagagtattctgatcacaccttgatcactctaggaaattcaccacttagaaacttctaagtcttctagagtctactgatcacaacttgatcactctaggaaccttttacaaatcaatgtaaaataaatgtttacaagagtattaaaatgtttcttagaaagctataatcacaattgtgatatttctcttaagttctaagcttaaatctcactaagatattacaagagtagagaggttgaagatgaagtttgtaagACTTTGATTTAGCAGCGTTTAAGGTTGTTTGTGCAGAGTTGTTCGCGTAAgtgttgtaaccttgcttctgatcagaacttcactatttataggcgttatgagaagatgactgctgggagaatttaatgcattgcatgatccgtacagctttgcatttaatgtttcactcttttgtcaactacctcgagccttgcttttcctgctttaactaactttgcctttactagcttctaacgttccttttgccagtcagcgtagcctgccattttttacttgcttctgatatgatgtttgtagatacatcATTTGAATAttagagtcattcagcttggtgcagagcatcttcttgtcttctgactttgaagtgcttctagcgtgataccataagaacttcagtgcttctacttctgaactcaagttcttctgatgcttcatagaccatgttctgattctgcttgaccatcttctgatgtcttgtgagagcatgttctgatgttgcatacttgaaactTCTGAgtaagtgcttcttgcgctgaattgtgcatactctgtatatatttcctgaaatggaaaatgcagaggattagagtaccacattgtcttatacaaaattcatatataatgttatcatcaaaactaagaatattgattagaacaattcttgttctaacaaagataAGCAGCAAGGTTCTTGCAGATATCAAATGGGAGCCATCAGAGTGTGATAGAGTTGTGGTGAATGTGGATGGGGCTTCAAAGAACATTGGTAATGCAGGTTGTGGGAGTCTTTGCCGCGACAGATTCGGGGCTTGGATGAgagttttttcaaaaacattgggcggtgtcataccccaaaatttgccctccatgttccatttacaatgattcaaggttcaagattcagtgccaaaagctttgctcaaacaatccccaagatccacagtcaactgattcaaacttgaaggtcaactgcaatcaaagcatgattcaaactatgatcattggtcaaacatcaagtatagaggtgcataactatcatttgatcaaagattgatcatgattccattaatagaaactcagagatgaacaaatgcaaaaaggttcaaattagggtttcttaggagaaagtcaacccaactttgactgggcataactttcacatggaacatcaaaaattccccactcaaagcctatgttgaaggaaattggattccctacaactttgtctctcacaagccagggctagaaatgattcatttgagagatacaatgcaaaagattacaggtcattttcaggcatcctccaaaagcagttttttcccaaagaggatatgatcaagataaaagctccaaatgaaaggtatattccaaagtggcttatagaggacttcttgaggtttccaaaaagtattagaactccctcatagcttaaaaattgagtgagatgtgATCGATCAAAGTCGGgtgatttttgaggaccaaatgtgaaaaaagaagtttcaaattgagaaattttacaaatgggcctatgttttacaactcaaacttgatccacaagttacccAAACCCCATGCCACCAATTTTACtttctatttaattaatatataattttatttcattttttaatgatttaaaataagttaattaaaagaaaatcaaatgttttgttggaaaatatattttggtgatttcCAATTAATATTAATGACAAAATATGTGGCAATTTTCGTGACAATTGGATTGAGAAAGAATAAGTGAGgttttggccaaaatagaaagattatattCAAAGAAAAAGTCAATTTCCACAAACTTGGAAAGATTGGATTCAAGAGTATTTTGGATTGTTTTAAGTGACCTAATTCACACCCTATAAGTACAAAACACGAGGCAAAGGATTAGgggagaaaaattctgcagaaaaacgATCCTCAAGAACACAAGGAAGTCACCAAAAATTTCAAATCGGTTTTGGAGATTAAGGAAGAGTTAGAGGATTCTGAGGCTTGCTATACACTCCTTGGAGCATTCTGAATCGATTGGGATCATCACACGGCTTCAACAACCCCAGCATACCCTCCCACAAGCTGAGGTAAGTCGTTGTAAAACTTAATCCGATTGTCATGATATACGCATCCTTATGATGTTTTGATTGCGTGTTATGATTTGGATGAATGCTGTGAACGTTTCCTAAAAGCTAATTTGATTTCTGGGCGCGTTTGAGGTGACTCACCATTGTTGCCGAGTTAAGGTCTAGGGTTTGCCAATTAGGGGTTTCCTGTAAGGGCCAAATTGAGGTCAATTAGTGGCTTGGTCGAGTTCGTGGGAATGGGACGAAAACAATGAGGGGTTCGCGAAATATTTATTTGTACAGGGgagctattcgctattttcaatCAAGTTTGCTACGAAAAGGGACTCTAGCAAATCCGTAGCAAAATCGTAGGTAAAATTGCAGGTTTTTTTGCAGGCCTGTGGGGAAGATGATGGCGTGGCGCCATCGTATTGGTTTATTTAAATCTGCGCGCGCGCTTTCCATTGCGTCACtgacttttatatatattttattaaagaaCGTTTTCAAACGCGTGTGTTGTCCAGTTGGGATGGTGACTGAATCGCTCGTACGAGTCTAGGgtcgtgggttcgatccccacgcCCACACATATATTTTTTCAGATTTTCTGAACTGGATCCTGTGTGCCTAGGCGTCGTATCCTACCATACACCCTCTGATCTAAACCATAGGATTACCACTCAGCTAAAATCAGCGTCCAGAATTTAGTCCCTGTACCATGCACCTTAATGATGATCACATTCAACCAAAAtcctaataatttaaataatttctattattcattttaattaaaatgctttttggtatatttatttatataatagtaattattttttataaataaattattatatgatatttatattaaaaatataatttattgtccgcaccgattaaatcgattaatcgctatgggcaataatgattttaattaaaatgtttatttaatacaaataatttctattcagttaaatggttgcaactactttattagttgtgatgattaacttttcCATCTTCTCAAtttccaatttgttattatttgtaatcgtgttaatcgattatgaggggtaacaatacaaaacaaaattcacaaaaataataaaatacaatagttcgttattagtgataatcgaatcaatcgatttgaattggtaatggtacaaaacccctaatcttttgactatggtgatcaaacccattgatcattgcggttaattgtgccaagtcagggttgtacgcccaaaccctaaaataattctaaaatccattcaaacttcaaattcaaaaatacagatgtttatctacgacaggctattcaaagccttcaaaccttcaaaacaaatttcaaacctcaagggcgtacaacccgtcccccgaactacgtagactctgatcctccctaaggaggtacgtaggcacttggcaacaaggcgagtcccccacccaaaaatctcaattttccccttattcaattctttagcataaaccttaccttaatactcttagccatcaaaactttgccttagattcaaagccaataggaaagggttgagggtgcctaacaccttccctcgacctgaatatagtaacttaccctgaatctcacatctgcgtagggtttcctattcgcccttcagaataggtggcgactctctaagttaaatttttaggcaggttgctacaggcgGTGCAACAGTCTCCATGCTGAGCTTTGGGGGGTTTTCGAAGGCTTGAAGTTTGCTTGGGAGAAAGGCCACAGGAAGATTGAGCTGCAAACTGATGACCAGACAACAGTAGAATCTGTCAATACTTACAAGTCTGACAATGGAGAAGGTAGCGAAATTATTCGACAAATCAGAGACATGTTGaataatgattgggatatgagaATCAAGCATATCCACAGAGAGGCAAACCGATGCACAAACACTCTTGCAAATCTTAGTCTTTGTCATAAGCTAGGTTTCATAATTTATAATCAGTTCCCTTCCGAGCTAGCTCAATTGATTGAGATAGATGTTACGGGGATTTCTTCCCCGTGTGATTTTCCTTTAGTGTTCTTTTCCTGTTTGGGCTTCGGCCTCcccaattccaaaaaaaaaaaaattaaaaaatattcattaatTAGTTTTTACTAATAGTAATAACAgtgattttatttcaaaaattatcATATATCATTTTCTCCCAAATCAAACATGACATTCATTTGATTCTAAACTCTATCTTGgattttaaatttcaaataaataaaacaaattatattGATATAAAATGCCATAAAATTTGGTCTAAGGATGATGAGTTAATTTAATCTTAtgattataataattattcaTATTACAGAAGAAATTTTAATCTATAATAAAAACGCAAATGACTTTTTCAACAAGaacaaattaataataaaacaCCCTCCAGCCATGAgcctttttttacaaaaataattaatcccaaaatcaattaattaaaattataagtcAGTAAGTGTATATTTGCAGTAAACTAACAAAGATAAACCAAAGTATAGACAAATGTGAAAACAAAtgtattatatgtatatatattgacAGAGTTTATTTCAATTATAAGTTTGCTTTGtgggttttgattttaaaaaaacataatgaTAATTCTCAAGatctttattatatatttttaaatactcCTATGTCATCAACTTTATAGAGAATTAATAGGAGAGGTAAAATTATTcattaaatgaaaagaaagaaatcatacCAAATTTTGTTTCTGAGCTTTCAAAGTGATTTAAATGGTGtagaagaaaagacagaaggtGAAAGAGTTTTATGTTGTTGTTCtgtcgagagagagagagagagaattgtgTGTTGTGTGAATTGTACTTTAACTACTGATATGTATTTATAATCAATAACATTGATTAATGTCCATTGGATTAAATAGTGTTTGAGGATAAGGTTGTTTCCAACCATTAGATCTTTCTCCcatatgcaaaattcatcatgaCATTAGCTAAAAATATCATGATATTTTTTTGTTACCACTTGAAAGTGATGCTTAGTAATTTTCTTAACTGATGTCATGATGCCTACGTAAGCAAAATATTTGGACTAAATCATATTTATAACCGAGTTATACACATAGAAAAATACCCAGAACCACGACCGTCTCAattttttggaggccctgtgtagatTAGTCATGGTTCAACTATGACAAAATAATTAGAGGccttatttaaccctattttaatAGTGACAAAGATTTAGTAAGCCCTATTTAGTTATAGTTTGACCGTAAAgaatttgaggccctgtgcggtagcccgccttgcacgccctcaaagacggcccttcCCGGAACGAATAACAGTCGAAAGTGCATTTGatcgaaaaataaaattgaacatATTTAAATGATCTTTGCAAAATGAAGTTATATAAATTAGATTCAAAATGatcaaaatcataaataaaaatactCGGTTAAACAGGCTCTGACAGGTAAACATGTGAACGCAAACGgcgtaaaaaaaaataaaacgagCTTACTAACACGATCTACGCGTAATGTAGATCAACAAAATAATCTAGTAtagattaaaactcaaaatatttttccCGCTAATTTTGCATCGCTTTGACAGGTCTGTCTACAAAACTCCTATTTAAGTTATGACTAAATAAGAATATTTTGCATAGATAGTTAGAATTATTAGAACCTGGTGGAAATTTTACTAAACTTTTGGTAGCACTTATGCAAGGTCTCAAAAAGTCATGTTATTTAAAGATAATTATTTGAATTAACGATTGAAAAAACTCTATCTCCCTTATTAATCCAAAACCCTGATACTTATAGTTACTTTAAAATTATGGGTCTTACACGAACGACACTTAGGCTAGCGGATGCTCTAGTGTATGACTGAGTCGGAAGAAAACATATTTGTGTGAACTGACTAGAGTTTCTCCATTGATGGGATTGAGGACCGTATGTTTTACTATGAGACAAGAAGCTCTCAAAGCTACTTCAAGTAAAGTGGTCAAACATGAGAAAACATGTTTCGACAATCAACACACATTCATGCCATTTGCTTTTAACACTTTTGATTTTCTAGCACTAGAAGCAGATAATCTTTTTCAAAGAGTCTAAAAATTTATGAATAACAATGTTATATCTTCTAAATTTATAAATAGCGGCACATCTTATTGTTTATTGTTTGTGTATCATTTATTTCTTATACACTCATTTATTACAATATATATCATCCATGTAAACTTAGAGCTCGTGAATTGTGTAGTCGGAGTACCCGAGATCCTAAAGAATTTCCACGTAGAGCTAGATGCTGCTTTCTACATAGCAGACTGGAAGAACATCTCAGCGAGCTCCTGTTTTGCAGAAGCAACCTTTGGCTCTCCCCATTCCTTGGTCTTCTTCTCAAGGAAATCAAAGTCAGCTTTTCCAGCCTCTATTTGAGCCCCAATTTCTGTATCAAAACTTTGATATCGCTTGCGAACAAGCTCGGCCAGAGAACCGTCCTCAACTAGCTTGGCAGCATTTTTGAGGCCTCGGGCCATTGTATCCATTCCAACAATATGAGCTATGAACAAGTCTTCAACATCTGTGCTCTCTCTCCTTAATTTGGCATCAAAGTTGAATCCACCTGGTGCAATTCCATCATTTCTGATTATGCTGAGCATAATCATTGTTGCCTCTTGGATATCTACGAGAAACTGATCCGTGTCCCAACCAACTTGAGGATCACCAGTATTTGCATCAATATTACCCAACAATCCATTAATCCTTGCAGTTTCGAGCTCGTGATGACAACTGTGGCCAGATAGGGTGGCATGGTTGCACTCAATGTTAAGTTTAAATTCCCCTATAAGTCCATATTTTCGCAAGAAATTAGCTGTAGTTGCAGCATCCCAATCATACTGGTGTTTTGTAGGCTCTTGTGGCTTCGGTTCAATTAAAAGTGTTCCATTGAATCCAATCTTCTTTTTGTATGCAATAGCAGCTTCAAAAAAGCTAGCCAAGTGATTAAGTTCTCGTTCCATATTTGTGTTCAAAAGAGATTGGTAACCCTCACGGCCGCCCCAAAACACATAATTTTCTCCTCCCAAATAATGTGTCACCTCCATGGCTTTCTTCACTTGAGCAGCAGCATATGCATACACCTTTAACTCAGAACTAGTAGCAGCACCATGC
Encoded proteins:
- the LOC131656643 gene encoding xylose isomerase-like — encoded protein: MMMKFGKLSLLISFSVFYYAVIAIPETCPAANVGNCDDSDDWEGEFFPGISKIKYEGPLSTNPLSFKWYNAEEEVLGKKMKDWFRFSVAFWHTFRGIGGDPFGAPTKHWPWEDGTNSLRVAKRRMRANFEFINKLGVDFWCFHDRDIAPDAPTLEETNANLDEVVALAQELQIKGKKSVLWGTAQLFMHPRYMHGAATSSELKVYAYAAAQVKKAMEVTHYLGGENYVFWGGREGYQSLLNTNMERELNHLASFFEAAIAYKKKIGFNGTLLIEPKPQEPTKHQYDWDAATTANFLRKYGLIGEFKLNIECNHATLSGHSCHHELETARINGLLGNIDANTGDPQVGWDTDQFLVDIQEATMIMLSIIRNDGIAPGGFNFDAKLRRESTDVEDLFIAHIVGMDTMARGLKNAAKLVEDGSLAELVRKRYQSFDTEIGAQIEAGKADFDFLEKKTKEWGEPKVASAKQELAEMFFQSAM